A single Tenacibaculum sp. 190524A02b DNA region contains:
- the rny gene encoding ribonuclease Y encodes MEGVLFPVLAGIIGLAIGFFIAKMLEKSKANKLIQETNKEAKRIVKEAKVEADAIKKDKILQAKEKFIELKAEHEKVILSREKKVSDVEKRIRDKESQISSELDKNKKLNKSLEKKEADYDYKIEYIEKRESEVEKLHKRHVDMLEQISGLSADEAKTELVASLKEEAKADAMSFIQDTVEEAKMTAQQEARKVVLNTIQRVGVEQAIENCVSVFNLESDDVKGRIIGREGRNIRALEAATGVEIIVDDTPEAIILSCFDPVRREIARLSMHKLVTDGRIHPARIEEIVRKTEKQINQEIIEVGKRTVIDLGIHGLHPELIKTVGRMKYRSSYGQNLLQHSREVANLCGLMAAEMGLNAKAAKRAGLLHDIGKVPETESELPHALLGMQWAEKYGEKKDVCNAIGAHHDEIEMKTMLAPIVQVCDAISGARPGARRQVLDSYIQRLKDLEDIAFGFNGVQKAYAIQAGRELRVMVESAKVNDEKAAELSFNISQKIQNDMTYPGQVKVTVIRETRAVNVAK; translated from the coding sequence ATGGAGGGAGTATTATTTCCTGTTTTAGCAGGAATTATAGGTTTAGCGATAGGTTTTTTTATCGCGAAAATGTTAGAAAAATCAAAAGCAAATAAATTAATACAAGAAACAAATAAAGAAGCCAAAAGAATAGTAAAAGAAGCTAAAGTTGAGGCTGACGCAATAAAGAAAGATAAAATTTTACAAGCAAAAGAAAAGTTTATAGAGCTTAAAGCTGAGCATGAAAAAGTAATTTTATCAAGGGAAAAGAAAGTATCAGATGTAGAAAAAAGAATTAGAGATAAAGAAAGCCAAATATCTTCTGAATTAGATAAAAACAAAAAGTTAAATAAATCATTAGAAAAGAAAGAGGCTGACTACGATTATAAAATTGAATATATAGAAAAAAGAGAGTCTGAAGTTGAAAAACTACATAAACGCCATGTAGATATGCTAGAACAAATTTCTGGTTTATCTGCAGACGAAGCAAAAACAGAACTTGTAGCATCATTAAAAGAAGAAGCTAAAGCAGATGCAATGTCTTTTATACAAGATACTGTTGAAGAAGCTAAAATGACAGCTCAACAAGAAGCGAGAAAAGTAGTGTTAAATACTATTCAAAGAGTAGGGGTAGAGCAAGCTATTGAGAATTGTGTGTCTGTATTTAACTTGGAGTCTGATGATGTAAAAGGTAGAATAATTGGACGTGAAGGGCGTAATATTAGAGCTTTAGAAGCTGCTACTGGAGTTGAAATTATAGTAGATGATACGCCGGAGGCAATTATATTATCTTGTTTTGATCCTGTTCGTAGAGAAATAGCTAGATTATCAATGCATAAATTGGTAACAGACGGTAGGATTCATCCAGCAAGAATAGAAGAAATTGTTCGTAAAACTGAAAAGCAAATTAATCAAGAAATTATAGAAGTAGGTAAACGTACGGTAATTGATTTAGGAATTCATGGTTTACATCCAGAGTTAATTAAAACAGTTGGGCGTATGAAATATCGTTCTTCTTATGGTCAAAATTTATTACAGCATTCACGTGAAGTAGCGAATCTTTGTGGACTTATGGCTGCAGAAATGGGCTTAAATGCAAAAGCAGCTAAAAGAGCAGGGTTATTACATGATATAGGTAAAGTACCTGAAACTGAAAGTGAGTTACCACATGCATTATTAGGTATGCAATGGGCTGAGAAGTATGGGGAAAAGAAAGATGTTTGTAATGCTATAGGAGCACACCATGATGAGATAGAGATGAAAACCATGTTAGCGCCAATAGTACAAGTTTGCGATGCTATATCTGGTGCTAGACCAGGAGCACGTCGTCAAGTACTAGATAGTTATATCCAACGTTTAAAAGATTTAGAAGATATTGCATTTGGATTTAATGGAGTTCAAAAAGCTTATGCAATTCAAGCAGGTAGAGAGTTACGTGTAATGGTTGAAAGTGCAAAAGTAAATGATGAAAAGGCTGCTGAATTATCGTTTAATATTTCTCAAAAAATACAAAATGATATGACGTATCCTGGACAGGTTAAAGTAACTGTAATTAGAGAGACAAGAGCTGTTAATGTAGCTAAGTAA
- a CDS encoding cell division protein ZapA, whose translation MTKLKVNVIIAGRTYPLTVKDTKEEEGLRKAAKDINKLIAKFEESYAVADKQDVLAMCALQFASKVALMSMNKEEEDTEVLEKIQSLTEMLDAHL comes from the coding sequence ATGACAAAATTAAAAGTTAATGTTATAATAGCAGGGAGAACCTATCCGTTAACAGTGAAAGACACGAAGGAAGAAGAAGGATTACGAAAGGCTGCAAAAGACATTAATAAATTAATTGCTAAATTTGAAGAAAGTTATGCTGTAGCTGATAAACAAGATGTATTAGCTATGTGTGCCTTACAATTTGCTTCAAAAGTAGCTTTAATGTCCATGAATAAAGAGGAAGAAGATACTGAAGTATTAGAAAAAATACAGTCGTTAACAGAAATGTTAGACGCACATTTATAA
- a CDS encoding M23 family metallopeptidase, with product MKLYIITFALLFSGILVAQKKYPQDYFDSPLKIPIILSGTFGELRSNHFHSGIDIKTQGKEGIPLYAAADGYVSRIKVGQYGFGKALYIEHPNGYTTVYAHLQKYSQEIQGYVKRMQYKKKKYAIGNLFPKPEKFPVLKGQLIGFTGDTGGSGGPHLHYEIRDTKTEKIINPLLFGLNPKDTIQPTLREVIVYPLSNYARINNTANKTTLPFKQVKKGKFITNRITASGKIGFGISVFDRLNHARNKNGIYSLEMKVNGKRVYYHDVETFSFSESKYINLLIDYEHYKKYKRRFQKTHKVAPNKLSLYKDLVDNGELIVEPKESYTVEIIAKDIKNNTTSITIPVKGVKNNLLFQQKDTTNYKIIASNFNKFEQNLVTIAFPKNTFYSDCFIDFKIEDGIAKIHEPTIPLDKRYTLTFKTTHLNDLQKQQVYIANVNNSKYPRYVSTKKKVDKVYTSTKSLGNYALRFDTKQPYIKPINFYNGKWVSKLNYLKVKIKDNDSGIGSYRATIDGQWVLMEYNHKKGILTYDFSDKKLVGSKHLFKLVVSDNVGNTKTLKATFFRK from the coding sequence TTGAAGCTTTACATTATCACTTTCGCATTACTTTTTAGTGGAATTTTAGTAGCACAAAAAAAATACCCACAAGATTATTTTGATTCTCCCCTTAAAATACCAATAATTCTTTCTGGAACCTTTGGAGAGCTTCGGAGTAATCATTTTCACTCTGGTATTGATATAAAGACACAGGGTAAAGAAGGAATTCCTTTATATGCTGCTGCCGATGGTTATGTTTCTAGAATAAAAGTGGGTCAGTATGGTTTTGGTAAGGCATTATATATAGAACACCCTAATGGATATACTACCGTATATGCACATTTACAAAAGTATTCACAAGAAATACAAGGATATGTAAAAAGAATGCAGTACAAGAAAAAAAAATATGCTATTGGTAATCTTTTTCCTAAGCCTGAAAAATTCCCTGTTTTAAAAGGACAGTTAATAGGTTTTACTGGTGATACTGGTGGTTCAGGAGGACCACATTTACATTATGAAATTAGAGACACTAAAACTGAAAAAATAATTAATCCATTACTGTTTGGTTTAAACCCTAAGGATACTATCCAACCAACATTGCGTGAAGTTATTGTATATCCTTTGAGTAACTACGCTAGAATTAATAATACAGCCAATAAAACTACCTTACCTTTTAAACAAGTAAAAAAAGGAAAATTTATTACTAATAGAATTACTGCTAGTGGTAAAATAGGTTTTGGAATTAGTGTTTTTGACAGACTTAATCATGCTCGGAATAAAAACGGAATTTATAGTTTGGAAATGAAAGTTAATGGTAAACGTGTATATTACCATGATGTAGAAACTTTTTCATTTTCTGAAAGTAAGTATATCAATTTGTTAATTGATTATGAACACTATAAAAAATATAAACGCAGATTTCAAAAAACACATAAAGTTGCTCCTAACAAACTTAGTTTATATAAAGATTTGGTAGATAATGGAGAACTTATTGTTGAACCTAAAGAAAGCTATACTGTAGAGATTATAGCTAAGGACATTAAAAATAATACTACTTCTATAACTATTCCTGTTAAAGGGGTTAAAAATAACTTACTATTTCAACAAAAAGATACCACAAACTACAAAATTATAGCTAGCAACTTTAACAAGTTTGAACAAAATTTAGTTACCATAGCTTTTCCAAAAAATACATTTTATTCTGATTGTTTTATTGATTTTAAAATAGAAGATGGTATTGCTAAAATTCATGAACCAACTATTCCTTTAGACAAACGTTATACACTAACTTTTAAAACCACACATTTAAACGATTTACAAAAGCAACAAGTATATATTGCCAATGTAAACAACTCTAAATATCCAAGATACGTTTCTACTAAGAAAAAAGTAGATAAAGTGTATACCTCTACTAAATCTTTAGGCAATTATGCTTTACGCTTTGATACTAAACAACCATATATAAAGCCTATTAACTTTTATAATGGTAAATGGGTATCAAAACTAAATTATCTAAAAGTTAAAATAAAAGATAATGACTCTGGTATTGGTAGTTATAGGGCTACTATTGATGGACAATGGGTATTAATGGAGTACAATCACAAAAAAGGAATCTTAACTTACGATTTTAGCGATAAAAAGTTGGTTGGTAGCAAACATCTTTTTAAACTTGTAGTTTCTGATAACGTAGGAAATACCAAAACATTAAAAGCTACGTTTTTTAGAAAGTAA
- a CDS encoding TonB-dependent receptor, with product MKKLIILLLLPVISFAQTAIVKGKITSRNNQPIENVAISYLNKGTTTDKNGNYEFTIPIRQTVKVTFSHVSFKQIVKKFTARGSKTFTFSPKMQSTNENLKEVVVKNTKKEAQGITQINTKKVQNLVGANAGVENVLMTLPGVSNNNELSTQYNVRGGNFDENLVYVNGIEVYRPFLIRSGQQEGLSFINPHMIQNINFSAGGFQAKYGDKLSSVLDITYRKPTSFGAQIDLSLLGGSITLEDTFLKNKLSAIVGVRYRDNSLFVNSKQTEVNFRPQFTDVQTFLSYKASEKLALNFLGNFSLNDYNYKPLTRKTRFGTIANPLELIVFYQGQEQDKFKTTFGAFSADYKVSDNLKITGIISSFNTQEEEYFDIAAAYSLGEVDSNIGSEDFGEVKFSQGIGSQINHARNDLDALINTAQIRATLKDGANEWKAGVRYQIENIKDRINEWEIIDSLGFSVRPPHHLITNNQPYEPFTGEILPYQNVKAKNTVDINRLSGFVQFSRKTNWKEHQVWFNLGVRAHYWQVATEKQASKSHVIFSPRAQFAIKPDWEKDMLFRVSGGLYAQPPFYKELRDYDGNIHPEVKAQESFHIVAGNDYSFELWERPFKLTTELYYKNLTNVNAYSVDNVRIRYRADNNTDAYAYGMDVRLNGEFVPGSDSWISLGFLKTEENINNRGYIARPTDQRLKLGILFQDYVPNLPDLKAYLNIVYNTGLPGGAPAYADVYSYQNRLDDYKRADLGVSYVLADANKQNSTNFLRHFKEFTIGVELFNVFDIRNSITNTWVRDAYSKAQYGIPNYMTGRVLNVTAKMKL from the coding sequence TTGAAAAAACTTATCATATTACTTTTATTACCTGTTATTAGCTTTGCGCAAACTGCAATTGTTAAAGGGAAAATTACTTCAAGAAACAATCAACCAATAGAAAATGTTGCTATTTCTTATTTAAACAAAGGAACAACTACAGACAAAAATGGTAATTATGAATTTACCATTCCTATTCGTCAAACTGTAAAGGTTACTTTTAGTCATGTATCCTTTAAACAAATTGTAAAAAAGTTTACGGCTAGAGGAAGTAAAACTTTTACTTTTTCTCCTAAAATGCAATCTACTAATGAGAATTTAAAAGAAGTAGTTGTAAAAAACACTAAAAAAGAGGCTCAAGGTATTACCCAAATTAACACTAAAAAAGTACAGAACTTAGTAGGTGCTAATGCTGGTGTGGAAAATGTGTTAATGACCTTACCTGGTGTGAGTAATAATAATGAATTAAGTACACAATACAATGTAAGAGGTGGAAATTTTGATGAAAATTTAGTATATGTTAACGGTATTGAAGTGTATCGCCCTTTTTTAATTCGTTCTGGGCAACAAGAAGGATTAAGTTTTATTAATCCTCATATGATACAAAATATAAACTTCTCTGCTGGTGGATTTCAAGCCAAGTATGGTGATAAACTTTCTTCTGTTTTAGATATTACTTATAGAAAACCTACTTCCTTTGGAGCTCAAATTGATTTAAGTTTATTAGGTGGTAGCATAACACTTGAAGATACTTTTTTAAAAAATAAATTAAGTGCTATTGTTGGAGTTCGTTATAGAGATAACAGTTTATTTGTAAATAGTAAACAAACTGAAGTTAATTTTAGACCTCAATTTACAGATGTACAAACGTTTCTTTCCTATAAAGCTTCTGAAAAACTTGCTTTAAACTTTTTAGGTAACTTTTCTTTGAATGATTACAATTACAAACCTTTAACTCGTAAAACTCGTTTTGGTACTATTGCCAATCCTTTAGAATTAATCGTTTTTTATCAAGGTCAAGAGCAAGATAAGTTTAAAACTACTTTTGGTGCTTTTTCAGCAGATTATAAAGTTTCAGATAATTTAAAAATTACTGGGATTATTTCCTCTTTCAATACACAAGAGGAAGAATATTTTGACATAGCTGCTGCTTATAGTTTAGGTGAAGTTGATAGTAATATTGGTTCTGAAGATTTTGGAGAAGTTAAGTTTTCTCAAGGTATTGGTTCGCAAATTAACCACGCTAGGAATGATTTAGATGCTTTAATAAATACTGCTCAAATACGAGCTACTTTAAAGGATGGTGCTAACGAATGGAAAGCTGGAGTAAGATACCAAATAGAAAATATAAAAGATAGAATTAACGAATGGGAAATTATAGATTCATTAGGATTTTCTGTACGTCCACCTCATCATCTTATAACCAATAACCAGCCTTATGAGCCATTCACAGGAGAAATACTACCTTACCAAAATGTAAAGGCTAAAAATACTGTAGATATAAATCGTCTTTCAGGATTTGTACAATTTAGTAGAAAAACCAATTGGAAAGAACATCAAGTATGGTTTAATTTAGGTGTAAGAGCCCATTATTGGCAAGTGGCTACAGAAAAACAGGCTTCAAAAAGTCATGTTATATTTAGTCCTAGAGCTCAATTTGCTATTAAACCTGATTGGGAAAAAGATATGTTATTTAGAGTTTCTGGTGGTTTGTATGCACAGCCTCCGTTTTATAAAGAACTAAGAGATTATGATGGAAATATTCACCCAGAAGTAAAAGCCCAAGAATCTTTTCATATTGTAGCTGGTAATGATTATAGTTTTGAGCTTTGGGAACGCCCATTTAAACTGACCACTGAATTATATTATAAAAACCTAACTAATGTAAATGCCTATTCTGTAGATAATGTTCGTATTCGTTATAGAGCTGACAACAATACAGATGCTTATGCATATGGTATGGATGTTCGTCTAAATGGTGAATTTGTACCGGGAAGTGATAGCTGGATTAGTTTAGGTTTCTTAAAAACGGAAGAGAATATTAATAACAGAGGTTATATTGCTAGACCTACAGATCAACGTTTAAAACTGGGTATTCTTTTCCAAGATTATGTTCCAAATTTGCCTGATTTAAAGGCTTATTTGAATATTGTGTATAACACTGGACTTCCTGGAGGCGCGCCTGCTTATGCTGATGTGTATTCTTACCAAAATAGATTGGATGATTATAAACGTGCTGACTTAGGGGTTTCTTATGTTTTAGCAGATGCTAACAAACAAAATTCTACAAATTTTTTACGTCATTTTAAAGAGTTTACCATTGGTGTTGAACTTTTCAATGTATTTGACATTCGTAATTCAATTACTAATACATGGGTTCGTGATGCTTATAGTAAAGCACAGTATGGAATACCAAATTATATGACAGGTAGGGTTTTAAATGTAACAGCTAAAATGAAACTTTAA